The genomic window TGGACTGGAGGATGCTGCGGGACGTCAAGAGAAGGAAGATGGCCTACGAGTACGCGGACGAGAGGCTGCGGATCAACGCCATCCGCAAGAACTCCATCCTCCCCAAGGAGCTGCAGGTACTGCCAGCTGCCTGCACCCAGCCACAcgaggctcctgctgctctggtgtGCTCAGGGCCGTGGCAGGCACTTTCTAGATCCAAACGGCTGTCCCAGGTCACAGGTGGTGTGTTTCCCCAGCTCACCAGCACAGAATCATGTCATATTCCATAGTGACTTCAGCCTTCTGGGGGTGTTTACAACCAGAGTGTGTTCACCTGACTGCATtgggtttggggtccccaaGCAGTGCTTGTGGAAGCAGCATATGTAACACTAAATACAGTGAAGTCACATGCATACACTGCCCCTAACATATATTGTCAAACCTATTGTCTTTACTTCCAGTAATTCAGAATAATAAACTCtagacttttttccccttatttaAAAACATGAATTCCTGATCTAGCTCAAACCATTAATCTGTGCTATTAGGAATATTTAATTATACTTTTTGCCTGAACTACAAGCATGTGAAACCTGCATCAGAGCTGAGTTTTAAAACTGTTCTTAAAAATTGATTTCTCTGCTCTCAGCCTGCCTTACTAAGCACCAAAAACATCTGCACGCATCAGATTATTCCTGTATTTAATCTCACCATGATACTTACACATTCTGGGAGAAAAAGTGTATGGATTTGCTTTTATATATTGACTTCACCATTCTTGGGCAAGTCTGACTGGTGCTGGATGTCCTTACGAGGCAAAACCAATacagaaaaaagccccaaaagaaGATCCTGTAACACCTTCCAAAGAACTCTATATCAGATCTCTTTTACTGAAATCCTAGCATGCTACCTCAGTGCAGGCAGCTAATAAACAACATATATTTAAATTCAGCTCATCTGAAAGGACTAACCTACCCTGCATGAGGAGAAAGCCAAGTGTGTTTTTGACTAACTGTAATTCCTGGCTTGAGGTTATTCAGTCTGTAATAAGATTAAATGTTGGGTCTCTTAGAGGGCTAGCCCacccaggaacagggacagagacaaGCTGCTTTGACTGGTTAAAATTAGTGGCTTGAGATTGTTCTGTCTGTGTAATAGGATTAATCTGGGGGTCTCCATGTGGATTAGTTTACATTCACTGTTGCAATGCCCAGAAAGGGTGGGCTGAGTGAGGTGAAAGCTCCCCATTAAATAGCAAAGCTTATTCATGAAGTGGTAGAGAAACTTGTGATGGTACCTAGTAAACATCTGGATTGTGAGGTGTGGCAGTAAGGCCCCTCTAGATCCCAGGGAACACAGCTAAACTTGAGTGCTCGTGTTTTAGGAGGTGGCTGACAAAGAGATCGCCGCCCTGCCGCGGGACAGCTGCCCCGTGAGGATCCGGAACCGCTGTGTGCTCACGTCCCGCCCTCGGGGCGTTAAGCGGCGCTGGAGGCTCAGCAGAATTGTTTTCCGCCACTTTGCTGACCACGCCCAGATGTCCGGTGTCCAGAGAGCCATGTGGTAATAATCTGCACGTGCCTGTGCAGTCAGGCAGATGAAACGAACCTGGCTCTTTTGTGTGGGTAATTGAAGCAAGACTGTCCTGCCTCAGAGCCCAGCATCAATGTCAAACTAATAAGGGAAGGAGGAGTTGTGCTGATTCATTAAACTCACTGGATTACAATTGCTATCAGCTGACAAGGAGCAGCACAACTGCACTGAACTGGTCTGTGTCAGAGGCAGTTTGAGTGTGAGAAAAAATCACAATGTGATGGTGCAGAACTAAGCTGAGGTTTGTGGTATGGGCAATATTAGAAATAAAGACATACAGCACAAGGCTTGtttaagcaattttttttgttgccaTCATATGGTAAGTTCATCATGGTAATTTGGGTAAAAGCATCAGTAAAACTGCACAACAGGACAAAGTGGTATTCTGCTGTGAACAAGGGCAAGCACAGAGTGGGAATAAAACATGGCCTCAGGTTCAGATACTCTTGCTATGCTAACTCAATATATACGTGTATTAACGAGCAGACAACGTGGCTAAAGGACCTGTCACAAACTACACTGTGCTGGTATTTCTCCTGTTCATAGTGCAGTGCTCAGTCCCATGCTTCAAGAACAAGGTGGCAAGGAAGCCCTAGTCCTGACTCCTAACAGGAGAGTAATGGCTTCCTTAATTCACAGGTAACAACAAATCTGTCCTTGGGAGACACATGAGAAGGGGGCAGGAAGGACACAATTAACAACAGGCTTGCTGCTAAGGTCATGTTTGCCCTGTACTCTTCTTCAAAGCACTGCAGTAAAGGGGGGGCAGTGGCTGCTATGTCCCCCACCCCAGCAGAGGCTGAGAGGTGGCAATGAAAAGGCCAAATACCACTAGCAGGAAACTGACAGCAACCCCTCACACCCAGCTGAGTGATATTTTGCTGTATAAGCCATCTCAATATACTTACTCTCTTACCTTAAAACCCTTTCAAAGCTGATGGACAAAGTGGAGCTTATCCCTTGTTTCCTACTGTAcactgctggagccagggcaagctccctgtccctggtcTCCTGTGATGACTGCAGACTGCATCCTGACTGATGCCATCTCAGAGATGCCATCTCATTACAGCTAGCCCAAGCACTTTGATTTCCAAAAGTCATAGTATTATTAGACAGGAATAGTTTTTGAGAGTAATCATTAAATTTGAATACCACAGGATTAACACCATATTGTTTCTGCTTAACTATCAAATACTTAGATTTCTGCTTTCTTCAGCAGTTCTTCCTTTGTGACATGCTTTATAGTTCAGCACTTTCCCATTTTTAATCAGAAAGCTACACCCTGTGAAGTGAGCATGACACTAGCCCCAGCAACCACATGGGTCCAGCTGCCACTGGCAACAGAGGCCTTGACCCATTCTAGTTTAAGATTCCTTTCCTTTTACATTCTGTTCTCAGTCTCACAGCACTCCCCTCTCATCGGAGAGGCTTTGGGTATATACCCTATGCTTCCCAGGAAATGCTGAACCACTTGACTGAAGGAAATGCTTTATAAgctattttatttaaatattttctccaacctgaaatggaaaatgacTGTCTTTGCTTGGAAGAAGGTTATGTAAACGATGATCTTTGCAGCACAGCGTGTCTCACATGGAAGATCAGTTTTAAGGCGGCCCTTAGAGTGCTTTCAGATATCCATTGGTATGTCCCCTTTGTactgcttttctctgctttcaaCCCAGGCCTTATTGATGGTGCGCTTCATCTCATCGTCCCCTTCCGCGTACATCTTCTTTAAAATGTTCATAAGCCCTTCACTAGGATCTGCGGTGTCATAGGCAGCCTTCCTGCAAGACACATCCGTGAGAAGGTCAGGAATACCCAACAAAAGGAAGTGCTAATGTTTGAAACAGCCTGGGAATGGGACTTTCGCTTTGGCAAAGTCTTTAGACCATGGCAGTCTCAGTTGGCTTTTAAATAGGAAGAATTCTAAGAAACTTGCCCTTAAACCAAGGGCAAGTTAAGTAGTGTACCTAGAGATGTCCCATGGGGTGGGACAGTATTTTAATGTGAAGCATTTTGCAGTAAACATGACCCTGGAAGCACTCCCAAAATTAACTGCAGGAAGCAGAAGTGAAATGTAACAGACAAAGTGCCAATACCTGCCTTGTGTTACATGACAGGTGAATAAAGATGGAGAAGAAATGACCACATCAACCACATTCAAAACCCaaaaggcttttttctgcttcccatttttcagatgatctccagaggttaACTGACTTCTTAACACATTgcatttcaaagcaattttctCCGGTGATGAACAGTGCCACCCGCAGTCAGCACCGTGGAGGACATGGCCTGTATGACCCGACTATAAATAATGCCCTCTCTATCCCATTTTCCAAAATCCCGTAGGTAGTCCTAGTGAAGTGCAGCTCAAAACCACAGGAGATGCAAACAGATCAGCAGAGGGAGCAGTTTCCTCATGCTCAGGGCTAACATCGGCTCACAGAccctgcctgggagcagcatttctggAGCCACTCGTTTGACAAACAGTAAATCAAGATACAGGTTTAACCAAGTGACCCTGTCCCTCCAGAAAACTGCATTAATTGTCCAGTCACTTCCTCTTAAATCTCCTGTGATGCCGTTTGAGTGGAGAAGGTGATTTTGCCCGAAATTCAGGTACTTATGCCTGATCAGTTTTAGCAAATCACCCTAAAAACATACACAAAATGAATTGTTGTTGGCAGAGATAAAATTCTCAAAAGTGTTCTCATTCTTTAAGGTGGCTATACATATAAAATAACATTAAATCATCATATGAtccacatatatatatattttataaagtCTCTTGTCCCCAGGTATTTCCTGCTGTCATTTAGCACCCTCATACCTGTGCATGTCtaagctgctcccaagcacttgaAGTGTTACAAACTGG from Agelaius phoeniceus isolate bAgePho1 chromosome 8, bAgePho1.hap1, whole genome shotgun sequence includes these protein-coding regions:
- the MRPS14 gene encoding small ribosomal subunit protein uS14m, with the translated sequence MAAAALCWALRAARQVLPSSCPRQVRSYYVDWRMLRDVKRRKMAYEYADERLRINAIRKNSILPKELQEVADKEIAALPRDSCPVRIRNRCVLTSRPRGVKRRWRLSRIVFRHFADHAQMSGVQRAMW